Proteins encoded by one window of Mycolicibacterium sp. ND9-15:
- a CDS encoding polyprenyl synthetase family protein, which yields MAKSKLGAPDSGLMTAGFPVWRDAMRREVLRSLADFVATQISDDLNAAGVDIATDVLRDFVDGGKCVRSTFAYLGWLCNADDDPGALRAAASFELLHAFALLQDDVMDGSALRRGRPAAHVRFTQWHRERALSGSPERFGEAAAVLLGDLCLVWAQQMMRESGIGDHALTRAWPRYDAMRTELAVGQFADLVNDAAEFPEWQQVLDVLRRKSGRYTVRRPLEIGAEMAGCAPGVLVLLGDYGEAVGEAFQLRDDVLGIFGSPEITGKPAGSDLFEHKATSVVVAAYRLANGSLRRELTQLMSTSDLSDADVRRWRKLIVASGAVEWIEQLIRSRLTRALDTIDSGPLDPLIRTALADMATACTERAA from the coding sequence ATGGCGAAGTCGAAGCTCGGCGCTCCCGACAGCGGGCTGATGACCGCTGGTTTTCCGGTATGGCGCGACGCCATGCGGCGCGAGGTGTTGCGATCACTCGCAGATTTCGTGGCTACGCAGATCTCCGATGACCTCAACGCCGCTGGAGTCGATATCGCGACCGACGTACTGCGGGACTTCGTCGACGGGGGCAAGTGCGTGCGCTCCACGTTCGCGTACCTGGGCTGGTTGTGCAACGCCGACGACGATCCCGGCGCGCTGCGGGCGGCGGCGAGTTTCGAGTTGTTGCACGCGTTCGCACTCCTGCAGGACGACGTGATGGACGGTTCGGCGCTGCGGCGCGGACGACCGGCGGCCCACGTCCGGTTCACCCAGTGGCACCGCGAACGGGCGCTCTCGGGATCCCCCGAACGCTTCGGCGAGGCCGCCGCCGTCCTGCTCGGCGACCTGTGCCTGGTATGGGCCCAGCAGATGATGCGCGAGAGCGGCATCGGCGACCATGCGCTGACGCGCGCGTGGCCGCGCTATGACGCGATGCGCACCGAACTCGCTGTGGGCCAGTTCGCCGACCTGGTCAACGACGCCGCCGAATTCCCCGAGTGGCAACAGGTTCTCGACGTGCTGCGGCGCAAGTCCGGCCGCTACACCGTTCGGAGACCGCTCGAGATCGGAGCCGAAATGGCCGGCTGCGCACCCGGCGTCCTGGTTCTGCTCGGCGACTACGGCGAAGCGGTCGGCGAGGCGTTCCAGTTGCGCGACGACGTCCTCGGCATCTTCGGGTCACCCGAGATCACCGGGAAACCGGCGGGCAGCGATCTCTTCGAGCACAAGGCAACCAGTGTCGTGGTCGCGGCCTACCGGCTCGCAAACGGGTCCCTTCGCCGCGAGCTCACGCAGTTGATGAGCACCTCCGATCTGAGCGACGCCGACGTGCGGCGGTGGCGGAAGCTGATCGTCGCCTCCGGCGCCGTCGAATGGATCGAGCAACTCATCCGTTCACGCCTGACCCGCGCACTCGACACGATCGACTCCGGGCCGCTGGACCCGTTGATCCGCACCGCCCTGGCCGACATGGCCACCGCCTGCACCGAACGGGCCGCGTGA
- the crtI gene encoding phytoene desaturase family protein: MRTVGGRTDRVVVVGAGLSGLSAALQLAGRGRSVTVVERGQHPGGRVGRLDIGGYRLDTGPTVLTMPDIIDDAFAAVGETISDRLEMISVDPAYRASFADGSGLHVHSDADAMAAEIQSFAGRDQADGYVRLRNWLTKLYQVEFDGFIDANFDSPLSLLTPQLARLAAIGGFRRWDKVVRRFISDERLQRVFTFQALYAGVPPHRALAVYAVIAYMDTIAGVYFPRGGVRALPDALAAAATDAGVEFRYGSAVSALERTGDRVAAVRTDGGDRIPADAVVLTTELPDTYRLLERRPRRALALRPAPSAVVAHVGCRAVGPDVGHHTIVFGAEWQQTFTDIIDDGRVMSDPSLLVTRPSAGDPSLAPAGRDLLYILAPAPNLAVGQVDWASTRDSYVRQMMDVVTARLPELGVDAEVLHVVDPADWARQGMAAGTPFALAHTFSQTGPFRPANTVRGVTNVVLAGSSTVPGVGVPTAMLSGRLAADRITGLPIRRPRSQVVQA; encoded by the coding sequence ATGCGCACCGTCGGGGGCCGCACCGACCGCGTCGTGGTGGTCGGCGCCGGGCTGTCCGGGCTGTCCGCGGCACTCCAACTGGCCGGCCGGGGCCGAAGCGTGACCGTCGTCGAACGCGGACAGCACCCCGGTGGACGCGTCGGCCGTCTGGACATCGGCGGCTACCGCCTCGACACCGGCCCGACCGTGCTCACCATGCCCGACATCATCGACGACGCGTTCGCCGCCGTCGGGGAGACCATCTCGGACCGGCTCGAGATGATAAGCGTCGATCCCGCATACCGCGCCTCGTTCGCCGACGGCAGCGGACTGCACGTCCACAGCGATGCCGACGCGATGGCGGCCGAGATCCAGTCGTTCGCGGGGCGCGACCAGGCCGACGGCTACGTGCGCCTGCGCAACTGGTTGACCAAGCTCTACCAGGTCGAGTTCGACGGGTTCATCGACGCGAACTTCGACTCGCCGTTGTCGCTGCTGACACCGCAGCTCGCCCGGTTGGCCGCCATCGGCGGCTTTCGGCGCTGGGACAAGGTGGTGCGCCGCTTCATCAGCGACGAGCGATTGCAGCGGGTGTTCACCTTTCAGGCGTTGTACGCGGGCGTGCCGCCGCACCGGGCGCTGGCGGTGTACGCCGTGATCGCCTACATGGACACCATCGCCGGCGTGTACTTCCCCCGCGGCGGCGTGCGCGCGCTACCCGATGCGCTGGCCGCTGCCGCGACGGACGCCGGCGTCGAATTCCGGTACGGCTCGGCGGTTTCGGCACTGGAACGGACCGGCGACCGGGTGGCGGCCGTGCGCACCGACGGCGGCGACCGGATTCCCGCCGACGCGGTCGTGCTGACCACCGAGTTGCCCGACACCTACCGACTGCTCGAGCGCAGGCCACGTCGCGCACTGGCGCTGCGGCCCGCGCCGTCGGCGGTCGTCGCCCACGTCGGCTGTCGTGCCGTCGGACCGGACGTCGGACACCACACCATCGTTTTCGGCGCCGAGTGGCAGCAGACGTTCACCGACATCATCGACGACGGCCGTGTGATGTCCGATCCGTCGCTGTTGGTGACCCGGCCCAGCGCCGGCGACCCGTCGCTGGCACCCGCGGGCCGCGACCTGCTCTACATCCTCGCGCCGGCACCGAATCTCGCGGTAGGGCAAGTAGATTGGGCATCTACACGGGACAGCTACGTGCGACAGATGATGGACGTCGTGACCGCGCGGCTACCCGAGTTGGGAGTGGACGCCGAGGTGCTGCACGTCGTGGATCCGGCGGATTGGGCGCGTCAGGGTATGGCCGCGGGGACCCCGTTCGCGTTGGCGCACACGTTCAGCCAGACCGGTCCCTTCCGTCCCGCCAACACCGTGCGCGGCGTCACCAACGTGGTGCTGGCGGGCTCGTCGACCGTCCCCGGAGTCGGCGTGCCGACCGCAATGCTGTCCGGTCGGCTGGCCGCCGACCGAATCACCGGCCTGCCGATCCGGCGGCCCCGTAGCCAGGTGGTGCAGGCATGA
- a CDS encoding phytoene/squalene synthase family protein — MIGSELDAAGVHDPALRAAYRRCRTINAEHGRTFFLATRLLAPEQRPAVHALYGFARRADDILDDFDPVVSMSERADQLQRLATQLFNRLAQGGCDDGDPALAAVVHCARRYGIPWELFDDFLGSMRMDLTVTDYPDRAALDRYMYGSAEVIGLQLLPVLGTVGPREEAAPYAAALGKAFQLTNFLRDVDEDLERGRVYLPADELAAHGVDRDVLTWCRENRRTDAKVRRALVEQHAINRRVYDFARRGIAHLRPRSRPCVAAALTLYSEILDSIEDIDFAVFSQRATVGTGRRLRVGGAGLVKAWRARRRDHRM, encoded by the coding sequence ATGATCGGTTCCGAACTCGACGCCGCGGGCGTCCACGACCCGGCACTGCGCGCGGCCTACCGGCGTTGTCGCACGATCAACGCCGAGCACGGCCGGACATTCTTTCTGGCCACCCGGTTGCTGGCACCCGAACAGCGTCCGGCGGTGCACGCGCTGTACGGCTTCGCCCGCCGCGCCGACGACATCCTCGACGACTTCGATCCCGTCGTCAGCATGAGCGAACGTGCCGACCAGTTACAGCGGCTCGCCACCCAGCTTTTCAACCGACTCGCGCAAGGCGGTTGCGACGACGGCGACCCAGCGCTCGCCGCGGTCGTGCACTGCGCGCGCCGCTACGGCATCCCGTGGGAGTTGTTCGACGACTTCCTCGGCTCGATGCGCATGGACCTGACCGTCACCGACTATCCCGACCGGGCCGCGCTCGACCGCTACATGTACGGCTCCGCGGAGGTCATCGGCCTGCAACTGCTGCCCGTGCTCGGCACCGTCGGCCCACGCGAGGAGGCCGCCCCGTACGCGGCCGCGTTGGGAAAGGCGTTCCAGCTCACCAACTTCCTGCGCGATGTCGACGAGGATCTCGAGCGCGGCCGGGTGTACCTGCCCGCCGACGAGCTGGCCGCCCACGGGGTCGACCGCGATGTGCTGACGTGGTGCCGCGAGAACCGGCGCACCGACGCCAAGGTGCGGCGCGCACTGGTCGAACAGCACGCCATCAACCGGCGCGTCTACGACTTCGCGCGACGCGGTATCGCCCATCTGCGTCCGCGTTCGCGCCCGTGCGTCGCGGCGGCCCTGACGCTGTACTCCGAGATCCTCGACAGCATCGAGGACATCGATTTCGCGGTGTTCAGCCAGCGCGCCACCGTCGGCACCGGCCGCCGTCTGCGCGTCGGCGGGGCCGGCCTGGTCAAGGCATGGCGCGCACGCCGCCGGGACCACAGGATGTGA
- a CDS encoding lycopene cyclase domain-containing protein: protein MDNWHYLLVLVACLVITAPLEIFGAGVYRQARRAAAAVLPVAAVFVFWDAIAIFADVWTYNPQYVTGIDVLGVMPVEELLFFLVIPICGLLTYNAVSTILTWAQRMRARAEHAE, encoded by the coding sequence ATGGACAACTGGCATTACCTTCTGGTGCTGGTCGCCTGCCTGGTGATCACCGCGCCGCTGGAGATCTTCGGCGCGGGCGTATACCGCCAGGCGCGGCGGGCCGCGGCCGCGGTGCTGCCCGTGGCGGCGGTGTTCGTGTTCTGGGACGCGATCGCCATCTTCGCGGACGTCTGGACCTACAACCCGCAATACGTCACGGGTATCGACGTTCTGGGCGTGATGCCCGTCGAGGAACTGCTGTTCTTCCTCGTGATTCCGATCTGCGGCCTGCTGACCTATAACGCCGTCAGCACGATACTGACGTGGGCCCAGCGGATGCGGGCTCGAGCGGAGCACGCCGAGTGA
- a CDS encoding lycopene cyclase domain-containing protein: MSGLGYTVPAALSVIAVCALELGVLRTGLFRKPAYWISMAIVLGFQIPVDGWLTKLSAPIVIYDEQHTSGIRFPFDIPVEDFLFGWAMVTAVLLLWERQRPRAPKEDAS; the protein is encoded by the coding sequence GTGAGCGGACTTGGATACACCGTGCCCGCCGCGCTTTCGGTGATCGCCGTGTGCGCGCTGGAGTTGGGCGTTCTGCGCACCGGGCTGTTTCGCAAGCCGGCGTACTGGATTTCGATGGCGATCGTCCTCGGCTTCCAGATTCCGGTCGACGGGTGGCTCACCAAGCTGAGCGCGCCGATCGTCATCTACGACGAACAACACACCAGCGGGATACGGTTCCCGTTCGACATCCCGGTCGAAGATTTCCTCTTCGGCTGGGCGATGGTCACCGCGGTGCTGCTGCTGTGGGAGCGTCAGCGGCCGCGCGCACCGAAAGAGGACGCGTCGTGA
- a CDS encoding class I SAM-dependent methyltransferase, with protein MKLCAGRNSEDPSDVPAAFDEGAPAYDTLVNSNPGYHAHLRISAQRLRLPDSGRGLRLLDAGCGTGASTAALLAVAPHAEIVGVDGSAGMLAEARAKQWPSSVRFVHSRIEDLAEAGVTGPFDGIFAAYLVRNLPDPDAQLREFRSLLRPGGTLAVHEYSVRDSRLATAVWNAVCAAIIIPSGRLRSGDASLYRYLRRSVNRFDGAAAFRDRLHRNGFTAVHSQTMPGWQRNIVHTFLAEAPR; from the coding sequence GTGAAGCTTTGCGCGGGCCGGAATTCCGAAGATCCCTCGGATGTTCCGGCCGCATTCGACGAGGGCGCGCCGGCCTACGACACGCTGGTGAACTCCAACCCCGGCTACCACGCACACCTGCGAATCTCCGCTCAGCGGCTCCGGTTACCCGATTCGGGCCGGGGGCTGCGCCTACTCGATGCGGGCTGTGGCACCGGCGCATCCACCGCCGCGCTGCTGGCGGTGGCCCCGCACGCGGAGATCGTCGGTGTGGACGGCTCGGCAGGGATGCTGGCGGAGGCGCGCGCCAAGCAGTGGCCCTCGTCGGTGCGGTTCGTACACAGCCGCATCGAGGACCTCGCCGAGGCGGGGGTCACCGGGCCCTTCGACGGTATCTTCGCCGCCTACCTCGTGCGCAACCTGCCCGACCCCGATGCTCAACTGCGAGAGTTCCGTTCACTGCTACGGCCCGGCGGGACGCTGGCCGTACACGAGTACTCGGTGCGCGACTCGCGGCTGGCCACCGCCGTGTGGAACGCCGTCTGCGCCGCGATCATCATCCCGAGCGGCCGGCTCCGCAGCGGTGACGCATCGCTCTACCGCTACCTGCGACGCAGCGTGAATCGCTTCGACGGCGCCGCCGCGTTTCGTGATCGCCTGCATCGCAACGGGTTCACCGCGGTGCACAGCCAGACGATGCCGGGTTGGCAACGCAACATCGTGCACACCTTCCTCGCCGAGGCGCCCCGATGA
- a CDS encoding FAD-dependent oxidoreductase, whose protein sequence is MTDPRRVTHTAPTGSPEAAALPDRPHAVVVGAGIAGLAAATGLAERGVSVDVLEREPYLGGRVGGWTESLDDGTPVAMNRGFHAFFRQYYNLRNMLRRIDPALGMLTPASDYPLVDAHGRRDTFRNLPQKPPLNALAFALRSPTFRLRDLARLNARAAAPLAAVSVPRIYDELDHIDADTFLRDINFPEAARHLAFEVFSRSFFSEPANLSAAELATMFHIYFLGSSEGLVFDVANANFDTALWNPLHAYLASLGVRVHTGVSATEVRSGARFVVCSDGGDSMEADGVVLATDVAGLQRIVGDSPSLGDDDWRSRIAAMRTAAPFVVQRLWLDRPVKPDRAAFLGTGGRPPLDNVSVLDRYEREAVTWSRRTGGSVVELHSYAVTDGPDEVLERLPARMRELYPETASARVVGERVLCRQDCPRFAPGDFSRRPTVATPHAGLALAGDGIRVDLPVALMERAATTGWSAANRLLTRFGLTGHDLQTVPTQGRFAPLRRLAERQHR, encoded by the coding sequence ATGACCGATCCGCGCCGCGTGACGCACACCGCACCGACCGGTTCGCCCGAAGCGGCAGCGCTGCCGGACCGTCCCCACGCGGTGGTCGTCGGCGCGGGTATCGCCGGCTTGGCGGCGGCCACCGGCCTGGCCGAACGTGGGGTGAGTGTCGACGTCCTCGAACGCGAGCCGTATCTCGGCGGGCGCGTCGGAGGCTGGACCGAGTCGCTCGACGACGGCACCCCGGTCGCCATGAACCGCGGCTTCCATGCGTTCTTCCGGCAGTACTACAACCTGCGAAACATGTTGCGGCGCATCGATCCCGCCTTGGGCATGCTCACACCCGCCTCGGACTACCCGCTCGTCGATGCGCACGGCAGGCGTGACACTTTCCGCAATCTGCCACAGAAACCACCGCTCAACGCGCTGGCCTTCGCGCTGCGCAGCCCGACGTTCCGCCTGCGCGACCTGGCGCGTCTGAATGCGCGCGCCGCGGCGCCGCTGGCCGCGGTCTCGGTGCCGAGGATCTATGACGAGCTGGATCACATCGACGCCGACACGTTCCTGCGCGACATCAACTTCCCCGAAGCCGCGCGTCATCTGGCCTTCGAAGTGTTCTCGAGGAGCTTCTTCTCCGAGCCGGCCAACCTCTCGGCCGCGGAGTTGGCGACGATGTTTCACATTTACTTCCTGGGCTCCAGCGAAGGTCTGGTTTTCGACGTCGCGAACGCCAACTTCGATACCGCACTGTGGAATCCGCTGCATGCCTATCTGGCTTCACTGGGGGTGCGGGTACACACCGGCGTATCGGCGACCGAAGTACGCAGCGGCGCGCGGTTCGTGGTGTGCTCGGACGGCGGTGACTCCATGGAGGCCGACGGGGTGGTGCTGGCAACCGACGTCGCGGGCCTGCAGCGCATCGTCGGTGACTCACCCTCCCTCGGCGACGACGACTGGCGGTCCCGAATCGCCGCGATGCGCACCGCCGCACCGTTCGTGGTGCAGCGACTGTGGCTGGATCGGCCGGTGAAGCCGGACCGCGCTGCGTTTCTCGGGACGGGCGGGCGGCCGCCGCTGGACAATGTCAGCGTGCTCGACAGATACGAGCGCGAGGCGGTCACCTGGTCGCGCCGCACCGGCGGCTCCGTGGTGGAGTTGCACTCGTACGCCGTGACCGACGGACCAGACGAGGTGCTTGAGCGGTTACCGGCCCGGATGCGCGAACTCTATCCCGAGACGGCATCCGCGCGGGTCGTCGGTGAACGGGTGTTGTGCCGTCAGGACTGCCCGCGCTTCGCCCCGGGCGACTTCTCGCGGCGTCCGACCGTGGCAACACCGCACGCGGGTTTGGCGCTGGCCGGCGACGGTATCCGCGTCGATCTCCCGGTCGCACTGATGGAGCGTGCCGCCACCACCGGATGGTCGGCGGCCAACCGCCTGCTGACGCGGTTCGGCCTCACCGGACACGACCTGCAGACCGTGCCCACCCAGGGTCGCTTCGCACCGCTGCGCCGACTGGCCGAAAGGCAGCACAGATGA